A segment of the Daphnia pulex isolate KAP4 chromosome 10, ASM2113471v1 genome:
AGCTACGCCATTTACATCTACAAAGTCTTGAAGCAGGTCCACCCCGACACTGGCATCTCCTCCAAAGCCATGACCATCATGAACAGCttcgtcaacgacattttcgagCGCATCGCTGGAGAGTCGTCCCGTCTTGCTCACTACAACAAGCGGTCGACCATCACCAGCCGGGAAATCCAGACGGCCGTCCGTCTGCTCTTGCCCGGTGAGTTGGCCAAGCACGCCGTGTCTGAAGGCACCAAGGCAGTGACCAagtacaccagcaccaagtagATTGTTCCTCTTGGTCTCTCTACCTACAAACcaaacggcccttttc
Coding sequences within it:
- the LOC124205219 gene encoding histone H2B.3 — protein: MPPKVSGKAAKKAGKAQKNIAKGDKKKKRKRKESYAIYIYKVLKQVHPDTGISSKAMTIMNSFVNDIFERIAGESSRLAHYNKRSTITSREIQTAVRLLLPGELAKHAVSEGTKAVTKYTSTK